One Raphanus sativus cultivar WK10039 unplaced genomic scaffold, ASM80110v3 Scaffold0600, whole genome shotgun sequence DNA window includes the following coding sequences:
- the LOC130502600 gene encoding probable magnesium transporter NIPA7, translating to MVSDNEMGLVLAVASSVFIGSSFILKKKGLKRAAANGTRAGIGGYTYLLEPLWWVGLVTMTFGEIANFVAYVYAPAVLVTPLGALSIIISAVLAHFLLNEKLKKMGVWGCVCCIVGSVMIVIHAPQEQTPNSVQAIWTLAMQPAFLIYVATSMSIVLALILYCEPLCGQTNVLVYIGICSLMGSLTVMSIKAVGIAVKLTLEGVNQVWYPETWFFLMVAAICVVTQMIYLNKALDTFNAAIVSPIYYVMFTTLTIVASAIMFKDWYGQDAESIASEICGFITVLTGTVILHATREEEQASSGRARWQESGKSFNEEHLVRLYSPPECQESKTLNKTVSLLN from the exons atggtgTCGGACAATGAGATGGGTTTGGTATTAGCTGTGGCGTCGAGCGTATTCATAGGTTCCAGTttcattttgaaaaagaaaggTCTCAAACGTGCTGCTGCTAATGGCACCCGAGCTG GGATTGGAGGTTATACCTATTTGTTAGAGCCACTCTGGTGGGTTGGCTTGGTCACAA TGACTTTTGGAGAAATTGCAAACTTTGTAGCCTACGTTTATGCCCCCGCTGTACTAGTTACTCCTCTCGGTGCTTTAAGTATAATCATCAG TGCTGTTTTGGCACACTTCCTGTTAAACGAGAAACTTAAGAAAATGGGAGTTTGGGGCTGTGTTTGCTGCATCGTGGGCTCGGTTATGATCGTAATACACGCACCTCAGGAGCAGACTCCTAACTCTGTTCAAGCGATCTGGACACTAGCTATGCAACCAG CTTTTCTAATTTACGTAGCCACGTCAATGTCCATTGTCCTGGCTTTGATTCTCTACTGCGAACCTCTCTGCGGCCAAACCAACGTTCTTGTTTATATCGGAATCTGTTCATTGATGGGTTCTCTCACA GTTATGAGCATAAAGGCTGTAGGGATCGCAGTAAAGTTAACACTTGAGGGAGTAAACCAGGTTTGGTATCCAGAGACTTGGTTCTTTCTCATGGTTGCAGCTATATGTGTCGTTACGCAAATGATATACCTGAACAAG GCGCTGGACACATTCAACGCAGCAATAGTTTCTCCAATCTATTATGTGATGTTCACAACCCTCACAATTGTTGCTAGTGCGATTATGTTTAAG GACTGGTATGGGCAAGACGCGGAGAGCATAGCCTCCGAGATATGTGGATTCATCACAGTGCTAACGGGAACGGTTATACTTCATGCCACGAGAGAAGAGGAACAAGCTTCTTCAGGTAGAGCGAGATGGCAGGAATCAGGGAAGAGCTTTAACGAAGAGCATCTCGTAAGGTTGTACAGTCCTCCTGAGTGTCAGGAAAGTAAAACCCTCAATAAGACCGTCTCTTTGTTGAACTGA
- the LOC130494498 gene encoding eukaryotic translation initiation factor 4B3-like has product MAASVSSVWAKPGAWALEAEEHDAAELQQQQQQSSLLSNHTVVPSSDFPSLAAAATTKTKKKKGQTLSLAEFSTYKAAAAPSPQTERLTQAELVSLPTGPRERTAEELDRSRPGGGFRGYGPREDSSSRWGSSRASEDGERRGSGGFGRDRESSRDMGPSRADETDDWGAGKKAFGGNGNGFERRDRGPSGDGFERRDRGPGGGFFESQSKADEADSWVSSKPRFVPTSSNGGGGDRFEKRGSFESLSRNRDSQFGSDSDTWGRRREETALPAPSGGGGGSRPRLVLQPRTLPVAVVEVKPESPVAVAVVERPVIVERPKGANPFGNARPREEVLAEKGQDWKEIDEKLEAVKLKEVAAAAAAVEKPDERSPGKMGFGLGNGRKDDRTDGSWRKSSEEAQQEEAAVEEANKEEPAKEEAGKQEAEDKN; this is encoded by the exons atGGCGGCTTCTGTATCATCTGTTTGGGCAAAACCCGGCGCTTGGGCTCTCGAAGCCGAAGAGCACGACGCCGCCGAGCtccagcaacaacaacaacaatcatcCCTCCTCTCTAATCACACCGTCGTCCCCTCCTCCGACTTCCCCTCCCTAGCCGCCGCCGCCACCACCAaaactaagaagaagaagggccaGACCCTATCCCTCGCCGAATTCTCCACCTACAAGGCGGCGGCGGCGCCGTCTCCCCAGACGGAGCGCCTCACTCAGGCCGAGCTCGTCTCTCTCCCAACCGGTCCCCGCGAGCGCACCGCCGAGGAGCTCGACAGATCTAGGCCCGGAGGCGGTTTCCGGGGGTACGGACCGAGAGAAGACTCCTCCTCCAGGTGGGGGTCTTCTAGGGCTTCCGAGGAtggagagaggagaggaagcgGCGGGTTTGGGAGAGACAGGGAGTCCAGCAGGGATATGGGCCCTTCTCGGGCCGACGAGACTGATGATTGGGGGGCCGGGAAGAAGGCCTTTGGTGGAAACGGAAACGGGTTTGAGAGGAGAGATCGAGGCCCAAGTGGAGACGGATTCGAGAGGAGGGACCGAGGCCCAGGAGGAGGGTTCTTCGAGTCTCAGTCCAAGGCTGATGAAGCCGATAGCTGGGTCTCCTCTAAGCCCAGATTCGTTCCCACCAGCAGCAACGGAGGCGGAGGAGATAGATTCGAGAAGCGAGGGAGCTTCGAGTCCTTGTCTAGGAACCGCGATTCGCAGTTCGGATCTGATTCGGACACGTGGGGGAGGAGGAGAGAGGAGACTGCGCTGCCGGCTCCTAGCGGCGGCGGTGGTGGCTCACGGCCGAGATTGGTGTTACAGCCGCGAACGCTTCCTGTGGCTGTTGTTGAAGTGAAGCCGGAGAGTCCGGTGGCTGTTGCTGTTGTAGAGAGACCTGTGATTGTGGAGAGGCCTAAAGGCGCGAATCCTTTTGGGAACGCGAGGCCTAGGGAGGAGGTTTTGGCTGAGAAGGGACAGGACTGGAAAGAGATTGATGAGAAGCTCGAGGCTGTCAAGCTGAAGGaggttgctgctgctgctgctgccgTTGAGAAGCCTGATGAGAGGTCTCCTGGGAAGATGGGGTTTGGTCTTGGCAACGGCCGTAAGGACGATCGTACTGACGGAAGTTGGAGGAAAAG CTCTGAGGAAGCTCAGCAAGAGGAAGCAGCTGTAGAAGAGGCTAACAAGGAAGAACCTGCCAAGGAAGAGGCTGGCAAGCAAGAGGCGGAGGACAAAAACTAA
- the LOC108835591 gene encoding peptidyl-prolyl cis-trans isomerase CYP18-3 yields the protein MAFPKVFFDMTVGGQPAGRIVMELYTDKTPKTAENFRALCTGEKGVGRNGKPLHFKGSSFHRVIPNFMCQGGDFTAGNGTGGESIYGDKFADENFERKHTGPGILSMANAGPNTNGSQFFICTVKTDWLDGKHVVFGQVVEGLDVVKAIEKVGSASGKTSKPVVVADCGQLS from the coding sequence ATGGCGTTCCCTAAGGTGTTCTTCGACATGACCGTAGGTGGCCAGCCTGCTGGAAGGATCGTGATGGAGCTGTACACGGACAAGACTCCCAAGACCGCTGAAAATTTTAGAGCACTCTGCACCGGAGAGAAAGGAGTCGGACGCAACGGGAAGCCTCTCCACTTCAAGGGGTCTTCCTTCCACCGCGTGATCCCTAACTTCATGTGCCAGGGAGGCGACTTCACCGCCGGGAACGGGACGGGAGGTGAGTCCATCTACGGTGATAAGTTCGCCGACGAGAATTTCGAGAGGAAGCATACCGGTCCTGGGATCCTCTCCATGGCCAACGCTGGTCCAAACACCAACGGATCTCAGTTCTTTATTTGCACTGTTAAAACCGACTGGCTCGATGGAAAGCACGTGGTGTTCGGGCAGGTGGTGGAAGGGTTGGACGTGGTGAAGGCCATCGAGAAGGTGGGGTCGGCGTCTGGGAAGACGTCGAAGCCTGTGGTTGTGGCCGACTGTGGTCAGCTCTCTTAG
- the LOC108819001 gene encoding uncharacterized protein LOC108819001, whose protein sequence is MGSHLSKQLERRKAISTEKKALADLQQSCGCEFPGSDYTPSDRKTWMAGVGPEKLHVNKIVWPGTHDSATNKIGIRFVSRPFAQCQSLSIYNQLVAGTRVLDIRVQEDRRVCHGILKTYSVDVVLTDLKRFLSETESEIVILEIRTEFGHEDPPEFDKYLVEQLGDHLIHQDDGVFGKTVAELLPKRVICVWKPRKSPQPKRGDPLWSAGYLKDNWIDTDLPSTKFESNLKHLSQQQPAASRKFFYRVENTVTPQADNPILCVKPVTNRIHCYAKVFIIECVKRGCADKLQIFSTDFIDKDFVDACVGLTSARAEGKA, encoded by the coding sequence ATGGGTTCTCACCTCTCGAAACAGCTCGAGCGTCGTAAAGCCATCTCCACCGAGAAGAAAGCCCTCGCCGATCTCCAGCAATCCTGCGGCTGCGAGTTTCCCGGGTCCGATTACACCCCCTCCGATCGCAAAACCTGGATGGCCGGGGTGGGACCCGAGAAGCTCCACGTCAACAAGATCGTCTGGCCAGGGACTCACGACTCAGCCACAAACAAGATCGGGATCCGCTTCGTCTCTCGCCCCTTCGCGCAGTGCCAGTCTCTCTCCATCTACAACCAGCTCGTCGCCGGCACTCGAGTCCTCGACATTAGGGTTCAAGAAGACAGACGTGTGTGCCACGGAATCCTCAAAACTTACAGCGTCGACGTCGTTTTGACCGACCTCAAACGGTTCCTCTCGGAGACGGAGTCTGAGATCGTCATCCTCGAGATCAGAACGGAGTTCGGACACGAGGATCCGCCGGAGTTCGACAAGTACCTCGTGGAGCAGCTCGGCGACCACCTGATCCACCAGGACGATGGCGTGTTCGGCAAGACTGTCGCCGAGCTGCTCCCGAAGAGAGTGATCTGCGTCTGGAAGCCGAGGAAGTCGCCTCAGCCTAAGCGCGGGGATCCGCTGTGGAGCGCGGGGTATCTGAAAGACAACTGGATCGATACGGATCTTCCTTCGACGAAGTTCGAGAGCAACTTGAAGCATCTGAGCCAGCAGCAGCCCGCTGCTTCGAGGAAGTTTTTTTACAGGGTGGAGAACACTGTCACGCCGCAGGCTGATAACCCGATTCTGTGTGTTAAACCGGTGACTAACCGGATTCATTGTTACGCCAAGGTGTTTATCATCGAGTGTGTGAAGAGGGGATGTGCTGATAAGCTGCAGATCTTCTCTACGGATTTTATTGATAAAGACTTTGTTGATGCTTGTGTTGGCCTCACTTCTGCGAGAGCTGAGGGGAAGGCTTGA
- the LOC130502597 gene encoding endo-1,4-beta-xylanase 5-like, which yields MKHSSIIGFIFCAIYSLHTAFILVSSSNDGPFYDSTAYTQCRAEPEKPLYNGGMLKDEEASASGRDTLRSVGARYTPAYILRNLTQNTIYCFSIWVKIEAGSASADRVRAKLRSDNATLNCVGSVSAKQGCWSFLKGGFLLDSPSQLSILFFETSNDDGKTQLEVASPSLQPFTQDQWKNNQDYFINTARKRAVTIHVAGENGESVDGAMVNVEQISKDFPIGSAISKTILGNIPYQEWFVKRFDATVFENELKWYATEPHQGELNYTFADQMMNFVRANRIIARGHNIFWEDPRYTPGWVRNLTGEDLRSAVNQRIRSLMTRYRGEFVHWDVSNEMLHFDFYESRLGKNASYGFFAAARELDSLATLFLNDFNVVETCSDERSTVDEYIARVRELERYDGGGVVRMDGVGLEGHFTRPNVALMRANLDKLATLELPVWLTEIDISSTLDHSTQAIYLEQVLREGFSHPSVNGIILWTALHPNGCYQMCLTDDKFRNLPAGDVVDQKLLEWTTGEVKAKTDDHGSFSFLGFLGEYKVSIIYEGKTVNSSFSLSRDPETKHVRLRI from the exons ATGAAACATTCTTCCATCATTGGTTTCATTTTCTGCGCCATTTATTCGCTCCACACCGCCTTCATACTTGTTTCTTCTTCAAACG ATGGACCTTTCTACGATTCTACTGCCTATACACAG TGTAGAGCAGAACCAGAGAAACCACTTTACAATGGAGGGATGCTGAAAGACGAAGAAGCTTCTGCGTCAGGCAGAGACACTCTCAGAAGCGTTGGTGCTCGCTACACACCAGCTTACATATTGCGTAATCTCACGCAAAACACCATCTATTGCTTCTCCA tttGGGTGAAGATAGAGGCTGGTTCTGCATCAGCAGATCGTGTAAGAGCAAAGTTGAGATCAGACAACGCCACATTAAACTGCGTAGGTTCTGTATCTGCAAAACAAGGTTGCTGGTCTTTCCTCAAAGGCGGCTTCCTTCTTGACTCTCCTTCCCAGCTATCCATCCTCTTCTTTGAG ACATCAAACGACGATGGTAAAACTCAATTAGAAGTTGCGAGTCCATCTCTTCAGCCCTTCACGCAGGACCAATGGAAGAACAACCAAGATTACTTCATTAACACT GCGAGAAAAAGAGCAGTGACAATTCACGTGGCCGGAGAAAACGGAGAGAGCGTTGACGGAGCAATGGTGAACGTGGAGCAGATCTCTAAAGACTTCCCCATTGGTTCAGCTATCTCCAAAACAATCCTCGGAAACATTCCTTACCAA GAGTGGTTCGTGAAGAGATTCGACGCGACGGTGTTCGAGAACGAGCTGAAATGGTACGCGACGGAGCCACATCAAGGCGAACTCAACTACACATTCGCCGATCAGATGATGAACTTCGTCAGGGCCAACAGGATCATCGCTCGTGGCCACAACATCTTCTGGGAAGATCCCAGATACACTCCCGGGTGGGTTCGCAATCTAACCGGGGAAGATCTCCGGTCCGCGGTTAACCAACGTATAAGAAGCCTTATGACACGATACAGAGGAGAGTTCGTGCACTGGGACGTGAGCAACGAGATGCTACACTTCGACTTCTACGAGAGCCGGCTGGGGAAGAACGCTTCGTACGGATTCTTCGCGGCGGCGCGTGAGCTCGACTCGCTCGCGACTCTGTTTCTGAACGATTTCAACGTGGTGGAGACTTGCAGCGACGAGAGGTCAACGGTTGACGAGTACATAGCGAGGGTCAGGGAGCTCGAACGGTACGACGGAGGAGGTGTGGTGAGGATGGACGGAGTCGGGCTAGAGGGTCATTTCACGAGGCCTAACGTGGCGCTGATGAGAGCCAACCTCGACAAACTCGCCACGCTTGAGCTTCCTGTATGGCTCACTGAGATTGATATCAGCTCAACCCTCGATCACAGCACTCAG GCGATTTATTTGGAGCAAGTGTTACGTGAAGGATTCTCCCACCCATCGGTGAACGGTATAATTCTATGGACCGCACTTCACCCTAATGGCTGTTACCAAATGTGCCTCACAGACGATAAGTTCCGCAACCTTCCCGCCGGCGACGTGGTGGATCAGAAGCTTCTAGAATGGACTACCGGTGAAGTTAAGGCAAAGACGGACGACCATGGTTCCTTCAGCTTCTTGGGATTTTTGGGAGAGTATAAAGTCAGCATCATATACGAGGGTAAAACGGTGAATTCGTCTTTCTCGCTGTCTCGAGACCCTGAGACCAAACATGTCAGGCTCCGAATCTAA
- the LOC108823120 gene encoding thaumatin-like protein 1, translated as MDLSSLRGSSSLTLSFIVLLLASTGSYGSTFTFANRCGFTVWPGILANAGSPTLSTTGFELPKGTSRSLQAPTGWSGRFWARTGCTFDGSGSGTCKTGDCGSNQVECVGLGAAPPVTLAEFTLGTGGDDFYDVSLVDGYNLPMIVEVAGGSGQCATTGCTSDLNLQCPAELRSGDGDACRSACEAFRSPEYCCSGAYATPSTCRPSVYSEMFKAACPRSYSYAYDDATSTFTCAGGDYTVTFCPSSPSQKSTSYPTPVSDSSATSQGSDPVPGSDTGYSGQGQQQSQGQGQQQAQAQGQGYAYGSQGTGSQGETMLQDGSWMAGLAMGDSSRLAGTSLASLLAAFTFVFPFIFL; from the exons ATGGATCTTTCTTCTCTTCGCGGCTCGTCTTCTCTGACACTGAGCTTCATAGTTCTGCTCTTAGCTTCCACAG gttCGTACGGTTCAACCTTCACATTCGCTAACCGGTGCGGCTTCACTGTCTGGCCTGGAATCCTAGCGAATGCCGGCTCACCTACTCTCTCCACCACCGGTTTTGAGCTCCCCAAGGGCACCTCACGCTCTCTCCAAGCCCCCACCGGCTGGTCCGGTCGTTTCTGGGCTCGCACCGGTTGCACCTTCGACGGTTCCGGCTCCGGTACCTGCAAAACCGGTGACTGCGGCTCGAACCAAGTCGAATGCGTCGGACTCGGCGCCGCGCCGCCGGTGACTCTCGCCGAGTTCACTCTAGGCACCGGAGGAGACGACTTTTACGACGTCAGCCTCGTCGACGGTTACAACCTTCCGATGATCGTCGAAGTCGCCGGTGGATCCGGGCAGTGTGCTACCACGGGCTGCACTTCCGACCTTAACCTCCAGTGCCCGGCCGAGCTTCGCTCCGGCGACGGTGACGCGTGTAGAAGCGCGTGCGAGGCGTTTCGGAGTCCTGAGTACTGCTGCAGCGGCGCGTACGCCACGCCGTCCACTTGTAGGCCTTCGGTTTACTCGGAGATGTTCAAAGCGGCGTGTCCTCGGTCCTACAGTTATGCTTACGACGATGCTACGAGCACTTTCACTTGCGCCGGGGGTGATTATACGGTGACGTTTTGCCCTTCTTCCCCAAG TCAGAAATCAACAAGCTACCCAACGCCGGTATCAGACTCGTCGGCGACCTCACAAGGCTCCGACCCCGTTCCCGGTTCGGATACGGGTTACTCAGGTCAAGGTCAACAACAGTCTCAAGGTCAGGGTCAACAACAAGCTCAAGCTCAAGGTCAGGGTTATGCGTATGGGTCTCAGGGAACCGGGTCGCAGGGGGAGACGATGTTACAAGACGGATCATGGATGGCTGGTTTGGCCATGGGAGACTCGAGCAGATTAGCCGGCACTTCACTAGCAAGTCTACTCGCCGCATTTACCTTTGTGTTTCCGTTTATTTTCTTGTAG